Proteins co-encoded in one Schaalia radingae genomic window:
- a CDS encoding 1,4-dihydroxy-2-naphthoate polyprenyltransferase: MATVQDWIEGARLRTLPAALAPVIVGTAAAAELDQLHWGRALLALCVALALQIGVNFSNDYSDGVRGTDDFRTGPPRLTSGGSVSPRVVLAVALACFAVAGVAGLVLIALSGQWWLLVVGVAAVAAAWFYTGGRNPYGYMGVGLSELMVFIFFGLVATVGTTWTQTLGAPWWVWCAGAGMGFESIALLMVNNLRDIPTDRASGKMTLAVRLGDPASRAAYCALLVAAVVVLAISVHSPWWAVCVAAVLMAGTVIPGIRIVLSGAVGRDLIRALKYTGIATLACAVIVSVAIVI; the protein is encoded by the coding sequence ATGGCAACTGTTCAAGACTGGATTGAGGGCGCCCGCCTTCGCACACTTCCGGCCGCTCTTGCGCCCGTGATTGTGGGAACTGCGGCTGCAGCTGAGCTGGATCAGTTGCACTGGGGGCGCGCATTGCTCGCACTGTGTGTGGCGCTGGCTTTGCAAATCGGTGTGAACTTTTCGAATGACTATTCTGACGGCGTGCGTGGAACGGATGACTTTCGCACCGGCCCGCCACGTTTGACGAGCGGCGGCTCGGTCTCTCCGCGCGTCGTCCTGGCAGTGGCGCTGGCTTGTTTCGCTGTGGCAGGCGTGGCCGGTCTGGTTCTGATCGCATTGTCTGGCCAGTGGTGGTTGCTGGTGGTGGGCGTCGCGGCAGTTGCCGCCGCATGGTTTTACACTGGTGGACGCAATCCGTACGGGTATATGGGTGTGGGGCTGTCCGAGCTGATGGTGTTCATTTTCTTCGGGTTGGTCGCAACTGTGGGCACCACATGGACGCAGACTCTGGGTGCTCCCTGGTGGGTGTGGTGTGCCGGAGCAGGCATGGGGTTCGAATCGATCGCCTTGCTCATGGTGAATAACTTGCGTGACATTCCCACGGACAGGGCCTCTGGGAAGATGACGCTGGCTGTACGTTTGGGTGATCCCGCTTCGCGAGCGGCGTATTGCGCGCTCCTCGTGGCCGCAGTTGTGGTGCTGGCGATCAGTGTGCATTCCCCGTGGTGGGCGGTGTGTGTGGCCGCTGTTCTGATGGCCGGCACCGTCATTCCCGGTATTCGAATCGTTCTTAGCGGTGCGGTTGGCCGCGATCTGATACGCGCCTTGAAGTACACGGGGATCGCGACGCTGGCGTGCGCCGTCATCGTTTCAGTGGCCATCGTCATCTAA
- a CDS encoding MSCRAMM family adhesin SdrC, producing the protein MVRILAVVLWIAVTIYAIADWARTPDDEVPGRIGRMWWLTIIVITMPFISIGSIVWILLRTITRAESGETTGLSDLTSESNPLRSGWSRRPDRSQSSQRREPLAPDDDPDFLFRLERDIQRRRREQARNEEAHGDHAKPVDSDSSSPDEPGYRVPPAGSTSVSDSDQSDPADSFSEEADATGPDSDTDADPTSPDSSTNADAPGPDSTSNAGPAGRDSFTDEDTSETGDPLDEDPEL; encoded by the coding sequence ATGGTTCGTATTCTTGCCGTTGTCCTGTGGATTGCCGTCACTATTTACGCAATCGCTGACTGGGCACGCACTCCTGATGATGAAGTGCCTGGTCGTATCGGCCGTATGTGGTGGCTGACGATCATCGTCATCACGATGCCGTTTATTTCCATCGGGTCAATCGTGTGGATCCTGCTGCGAACCATCACGCGCGCCGAATCCGGGGAAACCACGGGGTTGTCGGACTTGACATCAGAATCGAATCCGCTGCGTTCTGGATGGTCCCGGCGACCTGACCGTTCGCAGTCCTCGCAGCGTCGCGAACCACTGGCACCCGACGATGATCCGGATTTCCTGTTCCGCCTGGAACGTGACATTCAGCGCCGCCGACGCGAGCAGGCTCGCAATGAGGAAGCGCACGGAGACCACGCGAAGCCCGTTGACAGCGACTCGAGTTCTCCCGACGAGCCTGGATATCGCGTGCCGCCAGCCGGTTCCACATCAGTTTCTGATTCCGACCAGTCAGATCCGGCTGATTCATTTTCCGAAGAAGCAGACGCGACAGGGCCCGATTCCGACACCGATGCGGATCCAACAAGCCCTGATTCCTCAACCAATGCAGACGCGCCAGGGCCTGATTCCACTAGCAATGCGGGCCCAGCAGGTCGCGATTCCTTCACCGACGAAGATACGTCCGAGACTGGCGACCCGTTGGATGAGGACCCCGAGCTCTAA
- a CDS encoding histidine phosphatase family protein: MELTTIHVMRHGEVDNPDGVLYGRLPGFGLTELGHAMAERVAQYLIDEGADVTAIIASPLKRAQQSAAPTARAFDVPVQADVRLIEADSAFEGLPINANRALLLHPRYWHLYLNPLRPSWGESYADAASRMSAAVSSALDKARGHEALVVSHQMPITALTRFVQGRMLAHSPLSRVCSLASVTSFHFSGSTLVGLDYSEPCKDMLAHAADMTPGASEAQLKR, translated from the coding sequence ATGGAACTGACAACGATCCACGTGATGCGCCACGGGGAAGTCGATAATCCCGACGGTGTTCTGTACGGAAGGCTCCCTGGATTCGGCCTGACTGAGCTCGGGCACGCGATGGCGGAACGGGTCGCTCAGTACCTCATTGACGAGGGCGCCGATGTCACGGCCATTATTGCATCGCCACTCAAACGTGCTCAGCAGAGCGCTGCTCCGACCGCGCGGGCCTTTGACGTACCTGTCCAGGCGGACGTGCGCCTGATCGAAGCAGATTCAGCTTTCGAGGGTCTGCCCATTAACGCCAACCGCGCACTCTTACTGCATCCGCGTTACTGGCACCTCTATCTCAATCCGTTACGTCCCTCGTGGGGAGAATCCTATGCTGATGCTGCGTCGCGAATGAGTGCGGCAGTTTCCTCAGCCCTGGACAAGGCCCGTGGGCATGAAGCGTTGGTGGTTTCTCACCAAATGCCGATCACAGCGCTGACTCGTTTCGTGCAGGGTCGCATGTTGGCACACTCGCCACTGTCTCGTGTGTGTTCCCTGGCATCGGTGACGAGCTTCCATTTCAGCGGCTCGACGCTGGTGGGTCTCGACTATTCCGAACCATGCAAGGACATGTTGGCTCATGCGGCCGACATGACTCCAGGTGCGTCGGAAGCTCAGCTCAAACGGTAG
- a CDS encoding 30S ribosomal protein bS22, whose product MGSVIKKRRKRMAKKKHRKLLRKTRHQRRNKK is encoded by the coding sequence ATGGGTTCCGTTATCAAGAAGCGCCGTAAGCGCATGGCAAAGAAGAAGCACCGCAAGTTGCTGCGCAAGACACGGCACCAGCGTCGTAACAAGAAGTGA
- a CDS encoding helix-turn-helix domain-containing protein, whose translation MDSSPAPRFMTVAEVADLMRVSKMTVYRLINKGELPALRVGRSFRVPEAAVSHIIDAGLAQWSDERQSGISG comes from the coding sequence ATGGACTCTTCACCTGCGCCCCGTTTTATGACGGTTGCGGAAGTGGCAGATCTCATGCGTGTGTCCAAAATGACTGTCTACCGCTTGATTAACAAGGGTGAATTGCCTGCTCTTCGCGTCGGCCGCAGCTTCAGAGTGCCCGAGGCTGCAGTGAGTCACATCATCGATGCCGGCCTTGCGCAATGGTCCGATGAACGTCAAAGTGGAATAAGCGGGTAG
- a CDS encoding LacI family DNA-binding transcriptional regulator, with amino-acid sequence MESRITIADIAQHVGLSTATVSMALNSVHKSRIPEATIERVQQAARHLGYVPNLTARNLRTGTTSTVGFVSSGVTVTRFASQMIRGILDTADEHSFSVLMMEVDRSPDGMARALSALRSRAVEGFAVGLMSPRLVSLPHLTSGLPGVIINGQADGWHSIMPDEEDAGRRAIAYLRAHGHRRVALIGRYPTDPAPEVSICIGARLRGIDAGCAASGVQIVDEVPGEAWESPLGFEGANAILDRLDRSGAAAIVAANDRIAMGVYQALCDRNLRVPDDMSVLSFDDEPLANMMRPPMTTLHLPYLEMGALGMEYLVDCARSHGRAQKNADNQSSQSEPHSEPTLVHVPIVERDSVRTIG; translated from the coding sequence ATGGAAAGCCGCATTACGATCGCTGATATCGCGCAGCATGTCGGGCTGTCCACCGCGACGGTCAGCATGGCGCTCAATAGCGTTCACAAGTCACGCATCCCTGAGGCCACCATTGAACGCGTCCAGCAGGCTGCTCGCCACCTTGGCTATGTACCCAATCTCACAGCGCGTAATTTACGTACCGGCACGACATCGACGGTTGGATTCGTTTCCAGTGGAGTGACCGTTACTCGATTCGCATCGCAGATGATCCGTGGAATCCTCGACACCGCAGACGAGCATTCCTTCTCAGTCCTCATGATGGAAGTCGACCGAAGCCCCGACGGCATGGCGCGCGCACTGAGCGCCCTCAGGTCCCGCGCAGTCGAAGGATTTGCAGTCGGCCTGATGTCCCCACGCCTGGTCTCCTTGCCGCATTTGACGTCAGGATTGCCCGGGGTAATCATTAACGGCCAGGCCGACGGGTGGCATTCGATCATGCCTGACGAGGAAGACGCGGGTCGCCGTGCCATTGCCTACCTGCGAGCGCATGGGCACCGTCGCGTGGCTCTGATCGGGCGCTATCCGACTGACCCCGCACCCGAAGTATCCATCTGCATAGGAGCCCGCTTGCGCGGTATTGACGCAGGATGCGCTGCGTCAGGCGTACAGATCGTTGATGAGGTTCCTGGGGAAGCATGGGAGTCTCCGCTGGGCTTCGAAGGTGCGAATGCGATCCTCGATCGACTAGATCGCAGCGGCGCAGCGGCCATCGTTGCAGCCAACGACCGAATCGCAATGGGCGTGTACCAGGCGCTCTGTGATCGGAACCTGCGGGTGCCTGACGACATGTCGGTGCTCTCGTTTGACGATGAGCCACTTGCCAACATGATGCGCCCGCCGATGACGACGCTGCATCTGCCGTACCTGGAGATGGGCGCCCTTGGGATGGAGTACCTGGTTGACTGTGCCCGCTCACATGGGCGGGCACAGAAGAATGCAGATAATCAGTCATCGCAGTCGGAGCCCCACTCGGAACCAACCCTTGTTCATGTGCCGATCGTGGAGCGGGACTCCGTTCGCACAATTGGGTAG
- a CDS encoding glycoside hydrolase family 32 protein, with protein sequence MSTPTDSHNIEPTNEGAQIPEQEDHLNAGNTHALAHEQHPLPHAPLTLAHEQALERAEKASGQLERARNDRWYPTFHIAARAGWINDPNGLCYFDGRYHAFYQHHPYGSAWGPMHWGHVSSADLVTWQRERIALAPSIPADQDGVFSGSAVEGPDGLLYVFYTGNRWLDGHADGRNEQTQCLAVSEDGLTFHKEGVIIDAPGLPNFRDPKVWRQGVTWCMVLGATSEADRGQVHLYTSPDLRTWSFDRVLFEDPDPHVYMLECPDLFPLGDHWVLCYGPMTNARASGYAMRNGHNAGYVVGDWTLGSDFHPLTDYALSDWGSNYYAQQTFEAPDGRRIALAWMGAFTLPLAPQYSDNWSGQFTVPRELTLTEDLKLAATALPELNGLECGRDTLGTFVLDANRDRLLVDDGDAFAIDMVVDLSATTSEQVGLRVNETSDGSYTWVAYDDLARRIVVDRRTKAGTDRGYRSAPIDMDEGDSHLRMTVLVDRGSVEVFAGRNTATLSACAFPSEGKRRTSLSSISGIISVEELTVRHLDSIYSDNGSNPRTMG encoded by the coding sequence ATGAGTACGCCGACGGATTCGCACAATATCGAGCCGACCAATGAAGGCGCACAGATCCCCGAACAGGAAGATCACCTGAACGCTGGGAATACGCATGCCTTGGCACACGAGCAGCATCCCCTGCCCCACGCACCGCTCACCCTCGCACACGAGCAGGCGCTGGAACGCGCTGAAAAAGCCTCTGGCCAGCTTGAGCGCGCACGCAACGACCGCTGGTACCCCACCTTCCACATTGCTGCTCGAGCAGGGTGGATCAACGACCCGAACGGACTGTGCTACTTCGACGGTCGCTATCACGCGTTCTATCAGCATCACCCCTACGGCTCCGCATGGGGTCCGATGCACTGGGGCCATGTCTCATCTGCTGACCTGGTGACCTGGCAGCGCGAGCGAATCGCCCTCGCCCCCAGCATTCCGGCAGATCAGGATGGCGTTTTTTCCGGCTCCGCCGTCGAGGGGCCAGACGGCCTGCTGTATGTGTTCTATACCGGAAATCGCTGGCTTGACGGCCACGCGGACGGTCGCAACGAGCAGACGCAGTGCCTGGCGGTATCCGAGGACGGCCTGACTTTCCACAAGGAAGGCGTCATTATTGACGCCCCTGGCCTCCCGAACTTCCGTGACCCGAAAGTGTGGCGTCAAGGCGTTACGTGGTGCATGGTGCTGGGCGCGACCTCTGAAGCTGATCGCGGCCAGGTTCACCTGTATACCTCACCGGACCTGCGCACCTGGAGCTTTGACCGCGTCCTGTTCGAAGATCCTGACCCGCACGTCTACATGCTCGAATGCCCTGACCTGTTCCCCTTGGGTGACCACTGGGTACTGTGCTACGGGCCGATGACCAACGCACGCGCATCCGGCTATGCCATGCGTAACGGGCATAACGCCGGTTATGTCGTAGGCGATTGGACGCTGGGCAGCGATTTCCATCCATTGACCGATTACGCCCTGTCTGATTGGGGCTCAAACTACTACGCACAGCAGACCTTCGAGGCTCCTGATGGCCGACGCATCGCACTGGCATGGATGGGAGCATTCACGCTGCCTCTCGCACCCCAGTACAGCGACAACTGGTCCGGCCAGTTCACCGTGCCGCGCGAGTTGACGCTCACCGAGGACCTCAAGCTGGCCGCCACTGCCCTGCCTGAACTCAACGGGCTGGAATGTGGTCGGGACACCCTCGGCACTTTTGTTCTTGACGCGAACCGCGACAGGCTCCTGGTTGACGACGGGGACGCATTCGCCATTGACATGGTTGTTGACCTGTCTGCCACCACCTCTGAGCAGGTTGGATTGCGTGTCAACGAAACATCGGACGGATCCTACACGTGGGTGGCGTACGACGATCTGGCGCGCCGCATCGTTGTCGACAGGCGTACGAAGGCAGGAACTGATCGCGGCTACCGCAGCGCCCCCATCGACATGGACGAGGGTGACTCCCACCTGCGGATGACTGTCCTGGTTGATCGCGGATCGGTGGAAGTGTTCGCGGGGCGCAACACGGCGACTCTTTCTGCTTGTGCTTTCCCTTCTGAGGGCAAACGCCGTACCTCGTTGTCCAGCATCTCCGGGATCATCAGCGTTGAGGAGCTGACCGTGCGCCACCTCGACTCCATCTATTCTGATAACGGGTCCAACCCGCGTACGATGGGCTAG
- a CDS encoding TrkH family potassium uptake protein, giving the protein MVRSSRPHRRSLKRINRPITTTSLRRRRSPIQPGEPPSLESSSAAPLVRRVDGPQLTLLRKSGWDHLREWVEQRARTSPARLAIAVFATIAIIITLLLLLPFSSATGRPASFVDVLFTAVSAVCVTGLTTVDTATQWSSFGQAVIAIGIAIGGLGVMTLASILGFAVSRHLGLTQRMLAAMETKSSGMGQVGSLLRAVVGTSLIAEAILFVIFLPRFLQLTDSVTGAIGHALFLSISVFNNAGFVNIPGGLAPFVSDWWMLFPIALGTAVGAVGFPVVTDVVARWRTPRRWTLHTKLTITMYLLLLVVGSVLMALTEWGNPQTLGPLDTSSKVLNVFLAGVNSRSSGLSALNVGGMQPQTHFVQDILMMIGGGSASTAGGIKVSTFAVLMLAVVAEARGDHDIEAYGRRIPHSVVRLAVAVALIGSAMVATAVIILLSVTNYSLDVVLFETVSAFATVGLSTGITPTLPTFAKYVLTILMLAGRMGTMTVAAALALRERRRVIRMPAERPIVG; this is encoded by the coding sequence ATGGTCCGTTCCTCGCGCCCGCACCGGCGCTCACTGAAACGGATCAACCGGCCGATCACCACTACATCACTCAGACGGCGACGCTCCCCTATCCAACCGGGTGAACCGCCGAGCCTTGAGTCATCATCAGCGGCACCCCTGGTTCGGCGTGTGGACGGCCCTCAGCTCACGCTCTTGCGCAAATCAGGCTGGGACCACCTGCGCGAATGGGTTGAGCAGCGAGCGCGCACGTCACCGGCGCGCCTGGCGATCGCCGTGTTCGCCACGATCGCGATAATCATCACACTGCTGTTGCTTTTGCCATTTTCTTCTGCGACAGGGCGGCCCGCATCATTTGTGGACGTGTTGTTTACCGCAGTGTCGGCGGTGTGTGTCACAGGTCTGACAACGGTCGATACTGCAACGCAGTGGTCCTCTTTCGGGCAGGCCGTCATCGCCATCGGTATCGCGATCGGTGGCCTCGGCGTCATGACCCTGGCCTCCATCCTCGGCTTCGCCGTGTCGCGTCACCTGGGGCTCACGCAGCGCATGCTCGCCGCCATGGAAACAAAGTCGTCCGGTATGGGGCAGGTCGGTTCCCTGCTGCGCGCAGTTGTGGGCACGTCGCTGATTGCCGAGGCAATCCTATTCGTCATATTTCTGCCACGTTTCCTGCAGCTGACGGACTCCGTGACAGGTGCAATCGGACACGCATTGTTTCTGTCGATCTCCGTATTCAATAACGCCGGATTCGTCAACATTCCAGGTGGTCTAGCACCCTTCGTGTCCGACTGGTGGATGCTGTTCCCCATCGCACTGGGCACGGCTGTAGGAGCGGTAGGTTTCCCCGTTGTCACCGATGTGGTCGCGCGGTGGCGCACGCCTCGCCGCTGGACGCTCCACACTAAATTGACCATCACGATGTACCTGCTGCTGCTGGTAGTCGGCTCAGTGCTGATGGCTCTGACGGAGTGGGGCAACCCGCAAACCCTGGGGCCGCTTGATACGAGTTCAAAGGTTCTCAATGTGTTCCTGGCGGGAGTCAATAGTCGCTCTTCAGGTCTGTCTGCCCTGAATGTGGGCGGTATGCAGCCTCAGACACACTTCGTCCAGGACATCCTCATGATGATCGGCGGCGGTTCGGCTTCAACTGCAGGCGGTATCAAGGTCTCCACATTTGCCGTCCTCATGCTGGCTGTCGTGGCAGAAGCTAGAGGCGATCACGATATTGAAGCGTACGGCCGCCGCATCCCGCACTCAGTGGTACGTCTCGCCGTTGCCGTGGCGCTCATCGGCTCAGCAATGGTGGCGACCGCAGTAATCATTTTGCTGTCCGTGACGAACTACTCCCTGGACGTCGTCCTCTTTGAGACGGTGTCCGCATTCGCCACGGTTGGTCTGTCCACTGGTATCACTCCGACCCTGCCGACTTTCGCCAAGTATGTGCTCACTATCCTCATGCTCGCCGGACGTATGGGCACGATGACGGTTGCTGCAGCTCTGGCACTGCGTGAACGACGCCGCGTGATCAGAATGCCGGCTGAGCGGCCCATCGTCGGATAG
- a CDS encoding potassium channel family protein: protein MAEEKPLASGTLVIGLGRFGSAVAATLDRLGHEILGVEKDPRRVQQFAGRIPLVEADASNAEALEQLGAREFASAVVGIGSSLEASVLITANLVDIEIPSIWAKAISREHGRILKRIGAHHVVYPEFDAGQRTAHLVGGRMLDYIEMDKQGFAIMKLRPPQEIQGFTLAELDLRAQYGVNMLGVMRPGKPFEYADSSTRINPEDIIIVSGDAMLLEHFAHRP, encoded by the coding sequence ATGGCAGAAGAAAAACCGCTCGCGTCCGGCACGTTGGTGATCGGGCTGGGACGCTTCGGATCAGCCGTTGCCGCCACGTTGGATCGGCTCGGGCACGAAATTCTCGGTGTGGAAAAGGATCCACGACGCGTCCAGCAATTTGCGGGTCGTATCCCGCTGGTTGAAGCTGATGCGTCCAATGCGGAGGCGCTCGAACAGCTCGGCGCACGCGAGTTTGCGTCGGCAGTTGTCGGGATCGGCTCTTCGCTGGAAGCGTCCGTGCTCATCACTGCCAACCTGGTTGATATTGAGATCCCCTCGATTTGGGCGAAAGCCATCTCACGTGAACACGGACGCATCCTCAAACGCATCGGCGCACACCACGTGGTCTACCCCGAATTTGATGCCGGTCAGCGCACTGCGCACCTGGTGGGTGGCCGCATGCTTGACTACATCGAAATGGATAAGCAGGGCTTCGCCATCATGAAGCTGCGGCCGCCTCAGGAAATTCAGGGATTCACCCTGGCAGAGCTGGATCTTCGCGCACAGTACGGCGTCAACATGCTCGGTGTGATGCGCCCCGGTAAGCCCTTCGAATACGCCGACTCGTCCACACGCATCAACCCGGAGGACATCATTATCGTGTCCGGCGATGCGATGCTGCTTGAGCACTTCGCCCACAGGCCCTGA
- the radA gene encoding DNA repair protein RadA, with product MAKDKTTFECTECGWTSPKWVGQCRQCHEWGTLEEAGRPSALLPATATPSRQAQPIVQVDAHAADCRSTGVSELDRVLGGGIVPGAVVLLAGEPGVGKSTLLLDVASRAAALARRNGDGPVLYITGEESASQVRNRAARIGALDDALLLADEADVAVIAGHVQAQSPSLLIVDSVQTAYSRDEQGAAGGVTQVRAVTAALIRLAKERNMPVLLVGHVTKDGGIAGPRILEHLVDVVCQFEGDRHNRLRLLRAVKNRYGPTDEVGCFELTDTGIRGLADPSGLFLSSNGLHVPGSCTTITLEGRRPMPLEVQALVAASAGGSPRRTTAGVDHSRVAMILAVLQARLGLDTSSEDVYVSTVGGAKASEPAVDLACALSIVSAYRGEPLRDNLVVFGEVGLTGEVRACVGVQRRLQEAARLGLTHAVIPARGADDVRPVDGIEIFPVSDLATGVRVGLP from the coding sequence ATGGCGAAAGACAAAACCACCTTCGAATGCACTGAGTGCGGATGGACGTCCCCGAAGTGGGTCGGTCAGTGTCGTCAGTGCCATGAGTGGGGCACACTGGAAGAAGCTGGCCGTCCCTCCGCGCTGCTGCCGGCTACCGCCACGCCTTCGCGTCAAGCTCAGCCCATTGTGCAGGTGGACGCTCACGCCGCTGACTGCCGATCGACAGGCGTCAGTGAGCTTGACCGTGTCCTTGGCGGTGGAATTGTCCCCGGTGCGGTGGTGTTGCTGGCCGGTGAACCTGGGGTGGGTAAATCGACGCTTTTGCTCGATGTTGCCTCACGCGCCGCCGCGCTGGCGCGGCGCAATGGTGACGGGCCGGTTCTGTACATCACGGGTGAGGAGTCCGCTTCCCAGGTGCGCAACCGCGCAGCCCGTATCGGCGCACTGGATGATGCCCTGCTGCTTGCTGACGAGGCTGACGTGGCCGTGATCGCCGGTCACGTTCAAGCGCAATCTCCTTCACTGCTGATTGTGGATTCCGTTCAGACGGCTTACTCACGCGATGAGCAGGGTGCGGCAGGCGGTGTCACGCAGGTTCGTGCGGTCACTGCGGCGCTGATCAGGCTGGCCAAGGAACGCAACATGCCTGTGCTGTTGGTCGGGCACGTCACCAAGGATGGCGGCATTGCCGGCCCACGCATTCTGGAGCACCTCGTTGATGTGGTCTGTCAGTTCGAGGGTGACCGGCACAATCGCCTGCGTCTGCTGCGCGCTGTGAAGAACCGCTACGGGCCGACCGATGAGGTCGGATGTTTTGAGCTGACCGATACGGGCATCCGCGGGCTTGCTGACCCGTCCGGCCTGTTCTTGTCATCGAACGGGCTGCATGTGCCTGGCTCGTGCACCACGATCACGCTGGAGGGGCGCCGACCGATGCCATTGGAAGTGCAGGCGCTGGTCGCTGCGAGCGCGGGCGGATCGCCACGCAGGACAACCGCCGGAGTGGATCATTCCCGTGTCGCCATGATTCTGGCGGTTTTGCAGGCGCGCCTGGGGTTGGACACGTCGTCGGAAGATGTCTACGTGTCGACGGTAGGTGGCGCGAAAGCCAGCGAGCCTGCGGTCGATTTGGCGTGTGCACTGTCAATCGTGTCGGCCTACCGTGGCGAGCCGCTGAGGGATAACCTCGTCGTTTTCGGTGAGGTGGGTCTGACCGGTGAGGTACGCGCGTGCGTGGGAGTACAACGCAGATTGCAAGAGGCAGCGCGTCTGGGTTTGACGCACGCTGTTATCCCTGCGCGCGGAGCTGACGACGTTCGGCCCGTCGACGGTATCGAAATCTTTCCGGTCAGTGATCTAGCCACTGGCGTTCGTGTCGGACTGCCGTAG
- the disA gene encoding DNA integrity scanning diadenylate cyclase DisA, translating to MTSDEATLRGALQAIAPGTALREGLDRIQRSHTGALIVMGMTPEIEAMCSGGFELDVEFSASALRELCKMDGAVILEADSWRIKRANVQLLPDPSIPTNESGMRHRTAQRTARQTGVPVLSLSASMRLISIYVGALHHSVDEPETLLSRANLAVDTLDRYSQRLDEVLQTLTILEMRDSATVRDVATVMQRMEMIRRITSEINGYLEELGSNGRLLALQVDDLVRGSASERALVLRDYIRHTSEIARAESHLSTLEGDKLVDLTAIANVLGLHVADMSDLDNAIQPRGIRALSMVPHLPWSIIKVIASEFTSLSELREASTEDLQRIEGIGPYRAGLIVENLERQQAMALSGIVGW from the coding sequence ATGACATCCGATGAGGCGACGTTGCGTGGCGCGCTTCAGGCGATCGCTCCTGGCACCGCTTTGCGTGAGGGGCTGGATCGTATCCAGCGTTCACACACCGGTGCTCTCATTGTCATGGGGATGACTCCTGAGATTGAAGCGATGTGTTCGGGTGGTTTCGAACTCGATGTCGAGTTTTCCGCCTCGGCACTGCGCGAACTGTGCAAGATGGATGGCGCAGTGATTCTCGAGGCCGATTCATGGCGCATCAAGCGAGCCAACGTTCAGTTGCTTCCTGATCCGTCCATCCCCACCAATGAATCAGGTATGCGTCATCGCACTGCGCAACGCACCGCACGCCAGACTGGCGTGCCCGTGCTGTCACTGTCGGCATCCATGCGTCTGATCTCCATCTATGTCGGCGCACTGCACCACTCGGTCGACGAGCCGGAAACACTGTTGTCGCGAGCAAATCTGGCTGTGGATACTCTGGACCGCTATTCGCAGCGCCTCGACGAGGTCCTGCAGACCCTGACGATTTTGGAGATGCGCGATTCTGCAACGGTGCGTGATGTTGCCACGGTGATGCAACGCATGGAGATGATCAGGCGCATCACCTCTGAAATCAACGGGTATCTTGAAGAGCTGGGCTCCAATGGGCGTCTCCTCGCCCTGCAGGTGGATGACCTGGTGCGCGGCTCTGCCTCTGAACGTGCATTGGTTTTGCGCGACTACATCCGGCACACGTCAGAAATTGCGCGCGCCGAATCACACCTGTCCACCCTGGAGGGTGACAAGCTGGTCGATCTGACTGCCATTGCAAACGTTCTGGGACTGCACGTTGCCGACATGTCTGACCTGGATAACGCCATTCAGCCGCGCGGCATACGCGCACTGTCGATGGTTCCCCATCTGCCGTGGAGCATCATTAAGGTGATCGCTTCAGAGTTCACATCGTTGTCAGAACTGCGCGAAGCAAGTACGGAAGATCTTCAACGCATTGAAGGCATTGGCCCGTATCGCGCTGGTCTGATCGTGGAGAATCTGGAACGTCAGCAGGCTATGGCACTGTCAGGAATCGTCGGCTGGTAG
- a CDS encoding DUF3180 domain-containing protein: protein MKPVSVAHLIVIAVVSAVCGAVVNSLLIQRGLSPLLVSYFLAILYLLISALLGYYGVLVRRWRARKSDRIDALTAARVAVTARSCAYVGSGSVGIFVGILLPCLARIDAPAMQMCVTRSLVAAVAALVLTVIALIVERWCVVDMSDDDDSNASQASRSASPA from the coding sequence ATGAAACCTGTGTCAGTCGCTCACCTCATCGTTATCGCTGTGGTTTCGGCTGTATGTGGTGCGGTGGTCAACTCCCTGCTCATCCAACGTGGGCTCTCACCCCTTCTGGTGTCCTACTTCCTGGCGATCCTGTATCTGCTGATCTCCGCACTACTGGGCTACTACGGTGTGTTGGTGCGTCGGTGGCGCGCACGCAAGAGTGACAGGATCGACGCACTGACCGCTGCTCGCGTGGCCGTCACAGCCCGCTCCTGCGCATATGTGGGGTCAGGTTCTGTGGGTATTTTTGTTGGCATCCTTCTGCCGTGCCTGGCGCGCATCGACGCACCCGCAATGCAGATGTGTGTGACGCGATCACTGGTCGCCGCAGTGGCGGCCTTGGTATTGACTGTGATCGCATTGATTGTTGAACGCTGGTGTGTTGTGGACATGTCAGATGACGACGATTCAAATGCGTCGCAGGCCTCACGGTCAGCAAGCCCCGCGTAG